The genomic DNA TTGTTTGATATGGGAATTCAGTCAAGAAATACGTTTGATGAATTTACCGATAAACATTTTACCTTTGTGACCCGGATTCGTGAGATAGCGCGTTATCGGGTCATGAGTGAAAATCCGGTAGAAATCCGGGAGACGGCAAGTATGGTTATACAATCGGATTATAATGTCAGATTATTTAATAAGGAAAATAAAGAAACCCGACATATTTTTCGATTAATTATCGCGAGATTAAAAGAGAAGGATGAAGAGATTTACTTTCTGACAAACCATGCGGATTATTCGGCAACGGAAATAGCTGAGTTATATAAGAGACGTTGGGAAATCGAAGTTTTTTTCAAATTTATTAAGCAACATTTAGACTTCAGCCATTTACTTTCACGTAATGAAAATGGCATGAAAGTGGAGATGTATATGACGTTAATTACGGCGATTTTATTAATTGTTTATAAGAAAGAGAACGGTTTATCCGGTTATAAGATGGCGAAGTTAAAATTAGCCATTGAAATTGAAAGTCTTTTAATTAAAGAGATAGTTTTAATTTGTGGCGGAGACCCAAGCGGGGTTGACCGTCTTTGGGTTCCAAGTTAAGGTTTCGAACAGCTGTGGTCTCCCGACGCGTGCTTATATAAATAAAATTAGGGCACGCGTCAGGAGACGCCGCCATCAATGTCGGAGTCTAGTTATCTGGTACAGCCCTAAAAACAATTAAAGTGCGGTTTAAAACACTGTCAAATTTGACCGCACTTACTACTCTAACGAATTGAGAAAAATTATGGCAAAAACTCTTTACGAAAAATTATTCGATGCCCATGTGGTGTACGAAGCCGAAGGCGAAACGCCGATTTTGTATATCAACCGTCATTTAATCCATGAAGTAACCAGTCCGCAAGCTTTTGATGGGCTACGTGTCGCAGGCCGTCAAGTGCGCCAAGTAAGCAAAACTTTCGGTACCATGGATCACAGTATTTCTACTCAAGTACGCGATGTGAACAAACTTGAAGGCCAAGCAAAAATTCAAGTATTGGAGCTCGCCAAAAACACAAAAGCGACCGGTATTCAATTATTCGACATGACCACAAAAGAGCAAGGCATCGTGCATGTGATGGGGCCTGAGCAAGGCTTAACGTTGCCAGGTATGACGATCGTCTGCGGTGACTCCCACACGGCAACCCACGGAGCCTTCGGAGCTTTAGCATTTGGCATCGGTACCTCCGAAGTAGAACACGTGTTAGCGACACAAACCTTAAAACAAGCCCGTGCAAAAAGCATGAAAATTGAAGTGCGCGGCAAAGTGGCGCCTGGCATTACAGCAAAAGACATTATTCTTGCCATTATCGGTAAAACCACTATGGCGGGCGGCACAGGCCATGTAGTGGAGTTCTGTGGTGAAGCTATTCGAGACCTTTCCATGGAAGGCAGAATGACGGTGTGCAACATGGCAATCGAAATGGGCGCGAAAGCAGGCTTAATCGCACCGGATGAAACCACTTTCGAATACTTAAAAGGCCGTCCACATGCACCGAAAGGTAAGGATTGGGATGATGCTGTCGCTTATTGGAAAACCCTAAAATCTGACGATGATGCGAAATTTGACACGGTGGTGACCTTAGACGCCAAAGATATTGCACCGCAAGTCACTTGGGGCACGAACCCGGGGCAAGTAATCGGTATCGACCAACGAGTGCCGAATCTAACAGAAATGACCGATCCCGTCACTCGCGCTTCTGCTGAAAAAGCCTTGAATTATATTGGCTTAGACGCTAACGCTGATTTAAAAGATATTCCTGTAGATCAGGTATTTATCGGCTCTTGCACGAATGCCCGTATCGAAGATTTACGCGCGGCGGCGGTGATGAAAGGACGCAAAAAAGCCGATAACGTAAAACGCATTTTAGTGGTGCCGGGCTCCAGTTTAGTAAAAGAACAAGCGGAAAAAGAAGGCTTGGATAAAATCTTTATTGAAGCCGGTGCCGAGTGGCGTAATCCGGGCTGTTCCATGTGTTTAGGGATGAACGATGACCGTTTAGGTGAATGGGAACGTTGTGCTTCCACTTCGAACCGTAACTTTGAAGGTCGCCAAGGCCGTAACGGTCGCACTCACTTAGTAAGCCCGGCTATGGCGGCAGCTGCCGGTATGTTCGGTAAATTCGTTGATATTCGTGACGTGACATTAAATTAAGGAGCAGAAAATGGCAGGATTTAAACAACTTTCAGGCTTAGTAGTGCCATTGGATGCCGCGAATGTGGACACAGATGCGATTATTCCAAAACAATTTTTACAAGCCATTACCCGCGTAGGTTTCGGCAAACACTTATTCCACGAATGGCGTTATTTGGATGTAGAAGGCACCAAACCGAATCCGGAATTTGTGCTGAATTACCTACAATATCAGGGGGCGACTATTTTATTAGCACGTAAAAACCTCGGCTGTGGTTCTTCTCGTGAACACGCCCCTTGGGCGCTTGCCGATTATGGTTTCAAAGTGATGATCGCACCAAGTTTTGCGGATATTTTCTATAACAACAGTTTGAACAACCACATGTTACCAATTCGTTTAAGCGAAGAGGAAGTGGAAGAAATCTTCCAATGGGTGTGGGCGAATGAAGGCAAGCCAATTCATGTGGACTTGGAAGCCATGACCATGACCGTGACCGTAGGCGACAAAGTTTATACCTTTGAACTGGATGAATTCCGCCGTCATTGTTTGTTAAACGGCTTGGATAATATCGGTTTAACCCTTCAACACGAAGACAAAATCGCAGAATACGAAAGTAAAATTCCGGCATTCTTGCGTTAACTTTTTCTTACTCGGAAAGCAGATATTCTCTGCGTAAGTAAAAAGGCGGACAATTTGTCCGCCTTCTTTCATAAAAAAACACATCAAAAATGACTCTCCATCGAATCAAGTTCGATTGTTCGCCCTGATGGGGTCGTTGGCAAAGCCAACGTTCAAATCTGTTGGATTTTTTGACCGCACTTTATGTATTTTTTCTTGCCTTAACAAACAATAACACCGGGCGATGTTGTAAATCTTTAAATTCATCCTGCCATTGCGGTTGTTCCGCGAGCATAGGCTCCGCCATTTGCTCAATGTGAAAACCGGCGGAAATCAAGTTGTTGATGATGGTCGCCGTGGTGCGATGATAGGTTGTAAAAGGTTGTTTAAACCAGTTGCGTTGGCGTTCGCCTTCATCACGATAGAAATTCAGCCGATAGGCGAGTTGGTGTTTTTGTGCGTCTTTTTCCCAACGTTCGCCGCCTTGATAACAAGTCACAATGGGATGTTCTTGAGAGAAAATCAATTGCCCGTTTGGCACCAGTTTGTCATGAATTTTTGCTAACAAAGCAGGGAAATCCTGCACATAATGAAAAGCAAAGGAACTGGTGATGACATCAAAATTGCTTTCGTTTAACCGTTCCAGATGTTCCATTGGGGCTTGTTCCAGTAAAAAGTGCGGTCGAAATTCTGCGAGATTTTTTGCCGCCTGTTGCAACATAGCTTGGGACAAATCTATGCCGGCAACAAATGCGGCGCCCCGTTCTAAATAGAGCTTGAGGTGTTCTCCGCAACCACAGCCTAAATCTAAAATACGCTTGCCTGACACGCCGCCGACTAAGCCCAACATGGTGGGCTTTTCAACGATTTCATTTAAGCTGTTCGGGTTGCTACGCAGTTTCTGATACAGTTCGAAAAAACCGTCCTTGTCATACACGCTTTGCTTGTCTTGCATATTACCCTTTGAAGTCGGCAATCCAACCGAACTGCAATGCCACTTGTGCGAAGATATTCAATAACCCGAATAAAATCACGAAATACACCATGAAGTTACCGCCGTGTACGCGATAGGTGGCATTCGGGAATTTTTTACGGCTGGCTTTTGCCAACAACGCCGGCACGATGGCTGCCCAAATCGTGGCGGCTAGCCCTGCATAACCGATGGCGATAACGAAGCCGAACGGGAATTGCAAGCTCAGTAATAACGGCGGTAGGAAAGTGACTAATGTCGTTTTCGTGCGTCCTAAGCGGCTGTCATCAAATTTACACAAGTCAGCGATGTAATCAAATAAGCCTAGGGTTACACCAAGGAAAGAACTGGCGATGGCCATATAGGCAAAGAAATTCAAAACAATGCCGATATAATCGGTTTGGATGTATTTATTCAAGGCTTCTAATAAGGCCGCCACGTCACCGCCTTTGGCGATGACCGGCGCAAATTCGGCGCGCGGTAAGTTACCTTGAACGGCAAGCTGCCACAAAATATAAATAATCAACGCCAAACCGGTACCAAGGAAAATAGATTTCATCACGCGGTTGCCGTCACGATCATAGTATTTCACCAAACTCGGTACGTTGCCGTGGAAACCAAAAGACACCAAACACACCGGAAGTGCGGTCAATATATAAGGTAAATATTGCTGTTCGCCCTGTGCAACAGTATTTAATAAAACATCCATTTTGGCAGAGCTTAATAAACCTGAAGTAGAAAGAAAGAAGGAAATAATCATTCCTCCTATTAATACTGTACTGAAGCGATCAACAGCCTTGGTAGAAAACCACACAAACGCTGCTAAAACAAAACAGAAAACCAAGGAACCTACACTGCGTCCTACTTCCACGTTTTCACCTAATTGATTTAGGAAACTTTCCGTAATGCTGCCGCCAGAAGTGATGTAGGCATACGTTAAAATGTACAGTACAAAGGCGACAGACAAACCATTAATGACGTTCCAGCCTTTGCCTAATAAATCGGTCACAATCGTATCGAAACTGGCGCCGGTCGGATAATGCAAATTGGCTTCTAAAATCATTAAGCCCGAGGTGGTCATACAAAACCAGGTATAAATAAGAATCGCAATAGAACCGAAAAACCAAATACCGGCAGTAGAAGTTGGGTTGGCAAGCATACCGGCACCGATAGCTGTACCAGCGATAATCATGGCGCCACCGAGTAATGAAGGGCGTTTTTGCATTGTCATTGTAATATCCTTTAGTAAAAAATTTGGACTATTATAATAGTACAACTATAAAAGACAACCGCATTTTATCACGCAACGTCCCCTCAACTCGACAAATGAAGCCAATTACGGCTATAATTACGACGTTTATTTAACTCACAAGAAGGAATAACAAATGGGCTTAGAAAGCGTACCAGCAGGTAAAGAATTACCAGATGATATCTATGTTGTCATTGAAATCCCTGCAAACTCAGATCCAATCAAATATGAAGTAGACAAAGAAACCGGCACATTATTTGTCGACCGTTTTATGGCAACTGCCATGTTCTATCCGGCAAACTACGGTTATGTAAACAACACCTTATCTTCTGACGGCGACCCTGTTGACGTATTAGTCCCAACACCGTATCCGTTGCAACCGGGTTCCGTCATTCGTTGCCGTCCTGTGGGCGTGTTGAAAATGACCGATGAAGCCGGTGGTGATGCAAAAGTGGTTGCCGTTCCACACACCAAATTAAGCAAAGAATACGACCACATCAAAGACGTGGGCGATTTACCGGAATTACTCAAAGCACAAATCCAACACTTCTTTGAAAGCTACAAAGCCTTAGAAGCCGGCAAATGGGTGAAAGTCGAAGGATGGGAAGGCGTTGACGCAGCGCGCAAAGAAATCCTTGATTCATTTGAACGTGCGAAAAAATAATTAAAACGATAAAGACACAGACCGCACCGTTAAAAAGTGCGGTCTTTTTTACACACAAATTCACGAAGGAAAACTCTATGTTCAAATTTAGTAAAACCTTAGCATGCATTTCCATCATCGGTATTTTAACTGCCTGCGCCGATTCCGCTTCAATTAACCAGCAAGCGGCCATGGGCTATCGCCAAATGATCAGCGAAGCACAAGCGAAAGGCCAACTGGATACCCAATCTCAAACAGCCCAACGGGTACATAAAATTTTCAACAAAATGGTGCCTTATGCAAATGCGGAAAATCACACGGGTCAGCCGTTTAATTGGCAAATCGAAGTGATTAAATCCAAAGAACTGAATGCTTGGGCAATGCCTGGCGGTAAAATGGCATTTTATACCGGTTTGGTTGATAACTTACGTTTAACCGATGACGAAATTGCCACCGTCATGGGTCATGAAATGGCGCATGCTTTAAAAGAACATGGTAAGAAAAAAGCAAACGTCGGCCAATTTACCGATGTTATTGCCGGCGTTGCAAAAGAAGTATTGGCGACTAAAATCGGTGCTGACGGCAGTTCCATGGTGGTGGGTTTAGCCAAAGACTGGGGCTTGGACAAACCTTATTCCCGTAGCGCGGAAACCGAGGCCGACGAAGTGGGGTTATTCTTAATGGCGAAATCCGGTTATAACCCTGAAGCCGCACCGGGATTATGGGACAAAATGCAAAAAGCCTCTACCGGCTCACAAGGCATCCTAGACAAATTAAGCTCAACTCACCCGAGCGATAAAGATCGTCAGGAAAACTTATTGCGTTTAATGCCGGAAGCTATCGCATTGTATAAACAAAGCAAAAGCAAATAAGTGAGCTAATTAAACAACAAAAGTGCGGTGACTTTTTCGAGAGAATATTAAAACACATCGAAAAGTCACCGCACTTTTTTATTTATTGCTAAACAGCAACTAATTAATTTTGAAACTGATCGGCACGGTAATAGAAGGCCCCATGCCCGCCGGACGAGGACCAATTGATCTGGCACTATTAACCGCACTTAATGCTGCATTGTCCAAATCTTCTGCGCCCGAACTCTTCGCAATAGAGGCTCCACTAATAGAACCATCCGCACCGATGGAGAAGGAAACCGTCACAATACCTTGTTTACGCATCATTTTTGCGCGGGCAGGATAACGTTTGTGTTTCTCAATTTCACGACGCAAGGCTGAACGATAGGCATCAAGCTCACTACCACCGACACCGTTTCCTGCTAAGTTTGGATTCGTTGTGGTTGCCGGACCTGTTGTCGTTGCCTTGGAATTTACCGAAGAATTGGATTCAACGGTTCTGTCACCGATCGGCACGTCCGGGTTTGGTTTGACCTTCGGTTTTTCTTTCGGCTTTTGTTTAGGTTTTTCTTTCGGTTTTTCTTTCGGCTTTTCCGGTTCTTTTGGTTTTTCAACCTTCGGCGGTTCCGGTTTTACGGTTGGATCTTCAACGGTTTCCTGTTTTTCCGGTTCCGGTGCTTTTTCTTCCACCAGAGGCGGTTCGGCCTCCACCATAGCCATAATCATCTCCATGGACATGCTGGTGGAAATTTCGCCGGCCGCACTGTTGGCGCTCGTATCTGTTTTACTCAAGTGGCTCCAAAAAAGCAAAAATACAATGGTGGCATGAATAACAACCGATAACAGAAAACTCAAGAGTGAACGTTTTGCATTCTGCATTCACATTCTCCTACTTGCCGACATCGGCGGATTTTTCTGTAGGTTTTGCCACTTGAGGTTCAACTGATATTTGAGCCTGCGGATCAGTGATTTTCGGTTTTTCGCTGCCCTTATCTTTCGTTGCTACGATGGCCACATCTTTAATGTCGTTTTTCGCCAATAAATCCGTTACAGAAACAAAATCTTGGAAAGTGGCATCGGCATCAATTTTTAAGGTCACTTTTTGGGCTTTATCCCAACCGGCAATTTCGGTCTCCAAACTTTCAAGATTAGTCGGTTTGTCATTGAAAAACAATTCACCATTGGCTGTCACTGTTAATAATTTTGCCAACTCGCTCGATTTAAACGCCACAGAAGCACTTGCTTTCGGCACATTCACTTGGATTTTACCTTGTGAAATAAAAGAGGCGGTAATCAACACGATAGCCAACAACACCAACATAATATCAATGAAAGGGATAATGTTGATTTCATCAAACTTTTTCACAGACTATTCCTTATGTTCGCTATCGTCTTTATTTTTTTGAGAATTTAACACTTTCCACTTCAAACGGTTGACTTCAACCTTACGTCCTAACGCGTTATAGAAAATCATTGACGGGATTGCCACCAAGATACCAAGTGCGGTCGCTTTTAGGGCTAAAGATAAATGCAGCATGATTTCGCCGGCATCAACTTCACCACCAGATTGACCGATTTGATAGAAGGTTAAAAGAATACCGATAACGGTCCCCAACAAACCAACATAAGGGGCGTTGGCTCCCACAGTAGAAACCACAGTGAGATTGCGGTTTAAATCGATTTCAAGCGCATGAATAGTGGAATACTGGCTGACTTTAACTTGGGCTAAGAAAATAAAACGCTCAATCACCATAGTGAGCATTAATACGCTCATAAAAAGTAATAACCCAATAATAATGTAATCACTATACTTTTGTAGAAAGTCAAAAATTTGCGGCATTTGTTTTTTCCTTTGTGAAATATACTCTTAAAATAATAGAAAGGGTGGAGATCATATCCTCTTTACAACTGATAATCAATCTCATTTTGTTATAATATTTGTGCTTCTTTAAAAATTAAAACTTACACACAAAAAAGTGATGAAATAGTATCATCACTTAAGCAGGTATAATTCGGGCCATAGATTAAAGTTTAATAACTTTAGCCTGTTTAATCATATTATCGCTTACTTCCAAAATGGTGACTTGCAAGCCACTTACCTCACATACCGTGCCTTCCTGCGGGATTTCTTCCAAATGTTCCAAAATCAGACCATTAAATGTACGGGCTTCTTCCGTATCCAAATTCCAATCAAACATTTTGTTTAAATCACGCAAGTTGGTAGAACCCTCAATAATAATGGAGCCGTCTGATTGCGGTACGACTTCTTCTTCGAGCGTAGGTGCATTCGAAGTGGTAAATTCACCGACGATTTCTTCTAAAATATCCTCTAAGGTTACCAACCCTTTAATATCGCCATATTCATCCACAACCAAACCAATACGCTCTTTTTTATTGCGGAAATTGGTCAACTGAGTCTTAAGTGCGGTACCTTCCGGAATAAAATACACTTCGTCTGCCGCACGAATTAGGGTCTCTTTGGTAAATTCATTTTTTTCCAATAACAAACGGTAGGCTTCGCGCACCCGCAAAATGCCCAACACGTTTTCGTCCATGCTAACTTTATACAACACGATCCGGTTATGGGCGGCATGATTTAGTTGACGCATAATCGCTTTCCAATCATCATCAATATCAATGCCACCAATTTCATTACGTGGCACCATGATGTCATCCACCGTGACGGTTTCCATATCCAAAATCGATAATAACATCTGCGGATGTTGCTCATCCGGCGTGGCCTCACCCGCTTCGGAAACAATACTGCGCAACTCTTCACGGCTGATCACCTGTTTTTTCAGATCCGGTTTT from Aggregatibacter aphrophilus ATCC 33389 includes the following:
- a CDS encoding IS4 family transposase, which produces MKLREILSYIPKEQLRMFALEYQVDRQVKKLSGEVMFYLLLFSSLNVRHNSLRTLEQFYSSPTFTGLFDKPIKHAKYNSIGDRLRTINADYFKAIFESVLSRYSDSYLKPKDNIIAFDSTIVTLSSKLLKTGMKVGSYQGVNGIKFSVAFSSVPVKSKLFTQRVYSSEDVALKELIVECPLSRDNILLFDMGIQSRNTFDEFTDKHFTFVTRIREIARYRVMSENPVEIRETASMVIQSDYNVRLFNKENKETRHIFRLIIARLKEKDEEIYFLTNHADYSATEIAELYKRRWEIEVFFKFIKQHLDFSHLLSRNENGMKVEMYMTLITAILLIVYKKENGLSGYKMAKLKLAIEIESLLIKEIVLICGGDPSGVDRLWVPS
- the leuC gene encoding 3-isopropylmalate dehydratase large subunit, whose protein sequence is MAKTLYEKLFDAHVVYEAEGETPILYINRHLIHEVTSPQAFDGLRVAGRQVRQVSKTFGTMDHSISTQVRDVNKLEGQAKIQVLELAKNTKATGIQLFDMTTKEQGIVHVMGPEQGLTLPGMTIVCGDSHTATHGAFGALAFGIGTSEVEHVLATQTLKQARAKSMKIEVRGKVAPGITAKDIILAIIGKTTMAGGTGHVVEFCGEAIRDLSMEGRMTVCNMAIEMGAKAGLIAPDETTFEYLKGRPHAPKGKDWDDAVAYWKTLKSDDDAKFDTVVTLDAKDIAPQVTWGTNPGQVIGIDQRVPNLTEMTDPVTRASAEKALNYIGLDANADLKDIPVDQVFIGSCTNARIEDLRAAAVMKGRKKADNVKRILVVPGSSLVKEQAEKEGLDKIFIEAGAEWRNPGCSMCLGMNDDRLGEWERCASTSNRNFEGRQGRNGRTHLVSPAMAAAAGMFGKFVDIRDVTLN
- the leuD gene encoding 3-isopropylmalate dehydratase small subunit, whose amino-acid sequence is MAGFKQLSGLVVPLDAANVDTDAIIPKQFLQAITRVGFGKHLFHEWRYLDVEGTKPNPEFVLNYLQYQGATILLARKNLGCGSSREHAPWALADYGFKVMIAPSFADIFYNNSLNNHMLPIRLSEEEVEEIFQWVWANEGKPIHVDLEAMTMTVTVGDKVYTFELDEFRRHCLLNGLDNIGLTLQHEDKIAEYESKIPAFLR
- a CDS encoding class I SAM-dependent methyltransferase, which produces MQDKQSVYDKDGFFELYQKLRSNPNSLNEIVEKPTMLGLVGGVSGKRILDLGCGCGEHLKLYLERGAAFVAGIDLSQAMLQQAAKNLAEFRPHFLLEQAPMEHLERLNESNFDVITSSFAFHYVQDFPALLAKIHDKLVPNGQLIFSQEHPIVTCYQGGERWEKDAQKHQLAYRLNFYRDEGERQRNWFKQPFTTYHRTTATIINNLISAGFHIEQMAEPMLAEQPQWQDEFKDLQHRPVLLFVKARKNT
- the mtr gene encoding tryptophan permease — translated: MTMQKRPSLLGGAMIIAGTAIGAGMLANPTSTAGIWFFGSIAILIYTWFCMTTSGLMILEANLHYPTGASFDTIVTDLLGKGWNVINGLSVAFVLYILTYAYITSGGSITESFLNQLGENVEVGRSVGSLVFCFVLAAFVWFSTKAVDRFSTVLIGGMIISFFLSTSGLLSSAKMDVLLNTVAQGEQQYLPYILTALPVCLVSFGFHGNVPSLVKYYDRDGNRVMKSIFLGTGLALIIYILWQLAVQGNLPRAEFAPVIAKGGDVAALLEALNKYIQTDYIGIVLNFFAYMAIASSFLGVTLGLFDYIADLCKFDDSRLGRTKTTLVTFLPPLLLSLQFPFGFVIAIGYAGLAATIWAAIVPALLAKASRKKFPNATYRVHGGNFMVYFVILFGLLNIFAQVALQFGWIADFKG
- the ppa gene encoding inorganic diphosphatase; this translates as MGLESVPAGKELPDDIYVVIEIPANSDPIKYEVDKETGTLFVDRFMATAMFYPANYGYVNNTLSSDGDPVDVLVPTPYPLQPGSVIRCRPVGVLKMTDEAGGDAKVVAVPHTKLSKEYDHIKDVGDLPELLKAQIQHFFESYKALEAGKWVKVEGWEGVDAARKEILDSFERAKK
- a CDS encoding M48 family metallopeptidase; its protein translation is MFKFSKTLACISIIGILTACADSASINQQAAMGYRQMISEAQAKGQLDTQSQTAQRVHKIFNKMVPYANAENHTGQPFNWQIEVIKSKELNAWAMPGGKMAFYTGLVDNLRLTDDEIATVMGHEMAHALKEHGKKKANVGQFTDVIAGVAKEVLATKIGADGSSMVVGLAKDWGLDKPYSRSAETEADEVGLFLMAKSGYNPEAAPGLWDKMQKASTGSQGILDKLSSTHPSDKDRQENLLRLMPEAIALYKQSKSK
- a CDS encoding energy transducer TonB — encoded protein: MQNAKRSLLSFLLSVVIHATIVFLLFWSHLSKTDTSANSAAGEISTSMSMEMIMAMVEAEPPLVEEKAPEPEKQETVEDPTVKPEPPKVEKPKEPEKPKEKPKEKPKQKPKEKPKVKPNPDVPIGDRTVESNSSVNSKATTTGPATTTNPNLAGNGVGGSELDAYRSALRREIEKHKRYPARAKMMRKQGIVTVSFSIGADGSISGASIAKSSGAEDLDNAALSAVNSARSIGPRPAGMGPSITVPISFKIN
- the exbD gene encoding TonB system transport protein ExbD, whose protein sequence is MKKFDEINIIPFIDIMLVLLAIVLITASFISQGKIQVNVPKASASVAFKSSELAKLLTVTANGELFFNDKPTNLESLETEIAGWDKAQKVTLKIDADATFQDFVSVTDLLAKNDIKDVAIVATKDKGSEKPKITDPQAQISVEPQVAKPTEKSADVGK
- the exbB gene encoding TonB-system energizer ExbB: MPQIFDFLQKYSDYIIIGLLLFMSVLMLTMVIERFIFLAQVKVSQYSTIHALEIDLNRNLTVVSTVGANAPYVGLLGTVIGILLTFYQIGQSGGEVDAGEIMLHLSLALKATALGILVAIPSMIFYNALGRKVEVNRLKWKVLNSQKNKDDSEHKE
- a CDS encoding HlyC/CorC family transporter gives rise to the protein MDSISLSTLFIILIICLVLSAYFSGSETGLLSLNKYRLRFLATQGNKGAQKAEKLLHKPDTLLSFILIFNNLVNISASAIATVIGMRLYGDAGVAIATGALTFVMLIFSEIFPKTVAAMHPEKVGLTSSHLLMPLLKVFSPLVWLMNIFTKSLMRLVGLKPDLKKQVISREELRSIVSEAGEATPDEQHPQMLLSILDMETVTVDDIMVPRNEIGGIDIDDDWKAIMRQLNHAAHNRIVLYKVSMDENVLGILRVREAYRLLLEKNEFTKETLIRAADEVYFIPEGTALKTQLTNFRNKKERIGLVVDEYGDIKGLVTLEDILEEIVGEFTTSNAPTLEEEVVPQSDGSIIIEGSTNLRDLNKMFDWNLDTEEARTFNGLILEHLEEIPQEGTVCEVSGLQVTILEVSDNMIKQAKVIKL